Below is a window of Ahaetulla prasina isolate Xishuangbanna chromosome 1, ASM2864084v1, whole genome shotgun sequence DNA.
CCAAACATGTGAAGTCAAAATCCAAGATTACtgttaatgaaatactttccccaGAATTTAAGCATTGCTTTATGTTATTCTTAGCTATCTATCATATGACCTTTGTTTAATTTGTTTACATCCATATAAAAGCAGCAAATTAATATACCCTCGTGATGCGCATGGAATGCTGAACAAACATAAATTAGCTCTGAATACAACGAACAATCGATTCAtggattaaaaaaatatcatgGCCAATTCCAAAGACTGttttaagagaaagaagaaatgagaAGGTACAAATGTAGATTCCTGTAATGGCATATAAAATACATTTCACAGAATACAGATTTCATCCTTGTTTTCATCCTCTAATTTctttttagtattattattatttataagccTGTTAGATCTTAAACAAAGTTGCTCAGAAATTGAAAAACTGTATATTTAGTAATTTATAATTACTTAAGTATCTGAGAACATCTGACAACTTTTGATTTtagcaggcttttttttttaaatcccagaatATTTTAAACATATACAACATATTTTATCCACCACAAGGTGGCAGTCAACAGTTATTAacaattttaaatagcttttagcTCTGATATACTCCATTAGGACCAAGTAGCTGTTGTATACAAGAGTTATCTTTCACCTTAACAGATTAAACATTAAGATCTCTagaaagggggaagggggaaccTTTCTCTCACAAATACCAACTGGCTAGTTAATAATATGCACCAGATAATAATATGTAGATATTTTAAACAGGGACTGTGTGACCAGTatagcttaaaaaaaacaaacaactatTGAACGTCAAAAACATTGCTATCAACTTGTCCTTTAAATATAAGTGATATACTGAGACCCAgtctagtccagacaagaagctctAACCAATGCGTACTAACActtttattgtaagattacaaTACCTTGCGTGTCTGAACATAACATCTCTATCTACACCCCCCTTgcctttacagtccaagaaaccaGAGTCAATAATTACCTGACAAAGACCGTAATTGCTGGCTTACTTTCGATAAAGACATCTGCTTCTGAAGGCTTGGGTGGATTTGCCTGGTACTGAGATGGCACATAAAAGGCAACTGTTGTGATTGACTCGGAGAACGGGCCAGCTCCTGGCTGGACGTAGCATGTCACTGGAGCTGTCATAGCTATCTTTGTTCCTGCAAAAGGCAGGACAAATCATGTCATTAGCCCGACCAAGAAGCAAACTAAACACACTGCTAAACTCTAAGGATTAAGTCTTTAAATTAGGATGCTAAAATCCTGAAATCTgtcatatattaaataatattatcaTCAGCCAGAAACAATGATTAAAACAGTTTCATTCTGGGTAAACATACAGCTCAATATTAAACTGcacacaaaataaatataatcaaatGACTACGCTTAAGACAACTCAAGTCAAACACCAAATATATCTACTATACTTTCTGAGCAGAAATACAGTTAAATCTACAAATAAGGTaactttagtaatattttaaaatgcaccTAACTACTATAGAAGAAAATTGATTCCAATACAATTATTAAACCctttttgcaattaaaaaaaatagaggactGAGGCAATTTGACCAAAGAATCATTAGTAAAATGAATGTCCTCAGGATgattatttttctaataattttatctttatccatgttttgaaatgtttattaaaatatttgtatgtGCCTTTAGTCAAAAAATAGAGAACAGCTTCTAATAAAAGATTTTAGAATATGCATGTAAGACATTTAGCAAAGCAACACATTTTGGAAAATGATGAAATATGTCAGTGTGACATGAATTTTTCTAggtgaaaaaagagaaacaatttccAAAAAAAATAGGATACATAATTGGTGCCCAAATATCCTGTATATTACCTTTTTCATTCTTGCCTTTAATATAGTTAAAGAGCTTCATGAAGCCAGCATTGATGGCTGCATCCCAGTCTATGGTTTTAAGAGATGTACACACCCATTTGGCAGGTTCATATTGTCGAATTTCATAATCGGAtgcctttaaaaaaagttcagGTCACAGATCATGACATTGTTACTAAATAATCTGCATATCATAAACTCTGAAGGAATTCATTAAAATaccaataaaacaaaaattaaactaTGGTTTGTTAAGTTACAAATATTACTGAGTTAGTTTAGGTTAGGGCAGACCCACATTTAACCGTAAAGCT
It encodes the following:
- the HEBP2 gene encoding heme-binding protein 2 codes for the protein MLKTIKQALFSSGLEMPKWTALPNQASDYEIRQYEPAKWVCTSLKTIDWDAAINAGFMKLFNYIKGKNEKGTKIAMTAPVTCYVQPGAGPFSESITTVAFYVPSQYQANPPKPSEADVFIESKPAITVFVRSFGGFAKAKRNQDEIQALAESLKRDGRTFQEKIYYTAGYDSPFKLLNRHNEVWLIKRS